A genome region from Anastrepha ludens isolate Willacy chromosome 3, idAnaLude1.1, whole genome shotgun sequence includes the following:
- the LOC128858870 gene encoding serine-rich adhesin for platelets-like — MLQAIETTPQKYTANTQANTPSSASASKAHATPVTPSSTANNQSQSASAEEKQQRRRSTFYVPLVIEDDDDDGQPLRQSSELSGSSSLVHTAGSGDTSSLGGQSSTSNTSSSTAHERKSTSSSSSVSGTGSRSKAEKNSNNNNLKKSTSLKNASATSKVAALLFERTNSTLGFGGGSCNSSSSNSKNSSSAGSGVVKRSSAKKMSPPCGFNWTMSGATVDTDLDDESDAAGKIAATAATPTKKPEKEKTKLSRLSQKPEKRHSSSSNSKSSVTSTATTSTCAPMTKQQAQSTQKANVNAKTKRYGIVLNGISLDDEHLHIAQATTTKQTTPTKTCSNLVEFHEDDIVPATPSKQARTSKTPTTTSKQINSNRKNTIENKVTTIHGKRVGVWGSGDMHDSDIDAADDESPTPHSDMESDDNRNDGDDDDDDDDSEISRIQTNTSTPIKMMKSRSRTNILSVPSVEQHNLLSVAAAAAKPNAHTTPLLLRAKSKTLPQNLSPSVVLQQPEALYGDCDKSKTKTKASSGTDSTNTSRTSRLIGPLSKVHHNLFGGSVASHIGATSTTTNATSAASKSVVATGHNKLAHSSSTSLITHNFPPKHLFLLKSTSKLPISNSNGASSSLEHNKSKATKSFSSDTSITSPPTSLANASAVQPQAVTSPPKKSLSFIRRAHSTKLSRNNSLLKSIASQHQQNIQQTSGNMGGGNWIVDCSGSWGKDFYLNYDVCPLALDELESYFRSERCTTLIRERFKISDIPLNCSAADELHHQPESSLRELDTSCNSQQQLREFGTSETASGTAEEDDTGHHSGKLT, encoded by the coding sequence ATGTTGCAAGCCATTGAAACAACGCCACAAAAATACACCGCAAATACGCAAGCCAACACGCCTTCCAGCGCCAGTGCCAGTAAGGCGCACGCCACACCGGTCACACCCTCTTCTACAGCAAATAACCAAAGTCAAAGCGCCAGCGCTGAGGAGAAGCAACAGCGTCGACGTTCTACATTCTACGTGCCGCTTGTTATCgaagacgacgacgacgacggccAGCCTCTGCGGCAGTCGAGCGAGTTGTCGGGTAGCAGCAGTCTGGTGCACACAGCCGGCAGCGGCGACACCAGCAGCCTCGGCGGACAATCGAGCACATCAAATACAAGCTCGAGCACAGCGCATGAGCGCAAGAGTACGTCGAGTAGCAGCAGCGTTAGCGGTACTGGGAGCAGAAGTAAAGCCGAGAAgaatagcaacaataacaatttgAAGAAGTCCACTTCGCTGAAGAACGCAAGCGCCACATCGAAGGTGGCCGCTTTGCTCTTCGAACGCACCAACAGCACATTGGGCTTCGGCGGAGGCAGCtgcaatagcagcagcagcaactccAAAAATTCCAGCTCAGCTGGTAGTGGCGTAGTGAAGCGTAGCAGCGCAAAAAAAATGTCACCACCCTGTGGCTTTAATTGGACAATGAGTGGCGCCACAGTCGACACGGATTTGGATGACGAGAGTGACGCAGCTGGCAAGATTGCCGCCACAGCAGCCACGCCTACCAAGAAACCTGAGAAGGAGAAGACAAAGCTGAGCCGGCTGTCGCAAAAGCCAGAGAAGCGGCACAGCAGCAGCTCGAACAGTAAAAGCTCGGTGACCAGCACCGCCACAACGTCAACGTGCGCGCCAATGACCAAGCAACAGGCACAGTCGACGCAAAAAGCAAATGTCAACGCCAAAACAAAACGTTATGGCATTGTGTTGAATGGCATAAGCTTGGACGACGAACATTTGCATATCGCACAGGCGACGACAACAAAACAAACTACCCCAACAAAAACCTGCAGTAATTTGGTGGAGTTCCATGAGGATGATATTGTGCCGGCGACCCCCTCTAAACAGGCGCGTACCTCTAAAACTCCAACAACTacaagtaaacaaataaatagcaaTAGAAAAAATACGATTGAGAACAAAGTAACAACAATACATGGAAAACGTGTTGGCGTTTGGGGTAGCGGCGACATGCACGATTCGGATATCGACGCTGCTGACGACGAATCGCCAACGCCGCATTCGGATATGGAGTCCGATGACAATCGCAACGACGGCGACGACGACGATGATGACGATGACTCAGAGATAAGTCGCATACAAACGAACACTTCTACACCTATAAAAATGATGAAATCACGTTCGCGCACGAATATCTTATCGGTGCCTAGTGTGGAACAACACAATCTATTGAGCGTAGCAGCTGCCGCTGCCAAACCTAACGCGCACACAACGCCACTGCTATTGCGCGCCAAGTCCAAAACGCTCCCACAAAATCTATCACCTTCAGTTGTTTTGCAACAGCCGGAGGCATTGTATGGTGATTGCGATAAATCGAAGACGAAAACGAAAGCGTCGAGTGGTACAGATAGCACGAATACGTCGCGCACCTCGCGCCTAATCGGACCACTTAGTAAAGTACATCATAATCTATTTGGTGGTAGTGTTGCTAGTCATATTGGCGCTACCAGTACAACTACCAACGCTACGAGCGCTGCTAGTAAAAGTGTCGTCGCAACAGGTCACAACAAACTCGCGCACAGTTCGTCCACATCACTGATCACGCACAATTTTCCACCCAAACACCTATTCCTATTGAAGTCCACCTCAAAATTGCCTATAAGCAATTCGAATGGTGCGTCGTCGAGCCTAGAACATAACAAATCCAAAGCCACCAAGAGTTTCAGTTCGGACACATCAATTACCTCACCACCGACATCACTGGCGAACGCGAGTGCAGTACAACCGCAGGCGGTGACGTCACCACCCAAGAAATCGTTGAGTTTTATACGGCGCGCGCACTCAACAAAGTTATCGCGCAATAATTCGCTACTCAAGTCGATAGCCAGTCAACATCAACAAAATATACAACAGACGTCGGGCAATATGGGCGGCGGCAATTGGATAGTCGACTGCTCGGGTAGTTGGGGTAAGGATTTCTATTTAAATTACGATGTCTGTCCATTAGCATTGGACGAACTAGAATCGTATTTTCGTTCGGAACGCTGCACCACATTGATACGTGAACGCTTCAAAATTTCGGATATACCATTGAATTGCTCAGCGGCAGATGAGTTGCATCATCAACCGGAGAGCTCGTTGCGAGAGCTCGACACGAGTTGTAACAGTCAGCAGCAATTGCGGGAGTTTGGCACGTCAGAGACCGCCAGCGGAACGGCAGAGGAGGATGATACAGGACATCATTCGG